A genomic region of Runella rosea contains the following coding sequences:
- a CDS encoding dipeptidase: MLIIDAHLDMAMNAVEWNRDYTCTVQELREREIEKNLTDKRDRGKGTVSLPELRRGNVGLVVATQLARVTQRGSAFDGWYSPAQAWAMTQAQVAWYQAMVDLGEMAQITNATELDTHIALWENTEVTNDKKPVGFILSLEGADSLVNLSYLEKAYAYGLRAIGPAWYGSGRYASGTGTTDGLTAAGKDLLREMDHLGMILDATHLTDKGFDEALALFKGPVWASHHNCRALVPHQRQLTDEQILRLAERGAVIGGALDAWMMAPGFLQRQSDPKAFGVTMSKLVDHWDHICQLTGNSLHVAFGTDLDGMFGREQSPYDLDTIADLQLYQDLLRQRGYGEDDLKNIFYQNWLRCLKQAWQNNIL, translated from the coding sequence ATGCTTATTATTGATGCCCACTTAGACATGGCCATGAATGCCGTTGAATGGAACCGCGATTATACCTGTACGGTACAGGAACTTCGGGAGCGCGAAATTGAAAAAAATCTTACGGACAAACGCGACCGGGGCAAAGGAACCGTTTCGCTGCCTGAATTGAGAAGGGGCAACGTAGGTTTGGTCGTGGCTACCCAATTGGCGCGGGTTACGCAACGTGGAAGTGCCTTTGATGGATGGTATTCGCCCGCACAGGCGTGGGCCATGACCCAGGCACAGGTGGCGTGGTATCAGGCCATGGTGGATTTGGGGGAAATGGCTCAGATCACCAATGCCACGGAGCTAGATACTCACATTGCACTTTGGGAAAATACCGAAGTGACCAACGACAAAAAGCCCGTGGGATTTATTCTTTCGTTGGAAGGAGCCGACTCGCTCGTCAATCTTTCATATTTGGAAAAAGCCTATGCCTATGGCTTACGAGCCATTGGCCCAGCTTGGTACGGCTCTGGTCGTTATGCGTCGGGGACGGGTACAACCGATGGACTGACCGCGGCGGGCAAAGATTTGTTGCGCGAAATGGATCATTTGGGAATGATTCTGGATGCTACGCACCTTACAGACAAGGGCTTTGATGAAGCGTTAGCCCTTTTTAAAGGACCGGTTTGGGCAAGCCATCATAATTGCCGAGCGTTGGTGCCGCACCAGCGACAGCTTACCGACGAGCAAATTTTGCGGTTGGCCGAGCGTGGTGCCGTCATTGGGGGCGCGTTGGATGCTTGGATGATGGCCCCAGGTTTTTTGCAGCGACAATCAGACCCGAAAGCGTTTGGGGTAACGATGTCAAAACTTGTAGACCATTGGGATCATATCTGCCAGTTGACTGGCAATAGCCTGCACGTTGCTTTTGGGACAGATTTGGACGGAATGTTTGGTCGTGAGCAATCTCCTTATGATTTAGATACCATCGCCGATCTGCAATTGTACCAAGATTTACTTCGTCAACGAGGGTACGGGGAGGATGACCTAAAAAACATCTTTTATCAAAACTGGCTGCGGTGCCTGAAGCAAGCTTGGCAAAACAATATTTTATAA
- a CDS encoding App1 family protein, with amino-acid sequence MMEHKVNNSDISVKVYHGYGHKENLILYGHVLSGKKVVRRRYTTNVLKNVLHLIKLFFVTPVPGVRVQLEWGEQKFYTTTEKDGFFKFEWQSTANVDAGWHFLKVHLLNEQGQPTATGEGKIFVPHSTQYGFISDIDDTVLVSHSADTGKKLRVMFTKNPRSRKTFADVVRFYKLLAFAHTEPDLPNPFFYVSSSEWNLYDDLNEFFKHNGLPKGAFLLNKIKRWYELLQTGATKHQGKLMRVVRIFEAFPKQRFVLLGDNSQKDPEIYALLANKYPERIIALYIRNISPEREGFTQNVLDSIQDKSIHTCLFKHTDEAILHSKSVGLLE; translated from the coding sequence ATGATGGAACACAAAGTAAACAATTCTGACATATCGGTGAAGGTTTATCACGGATATGGCCACAAAGAAAATTTAATTTTGTATGGTCATGTGCTGTCGGGCAAAAAAGTAGTTCGGCGCCGGTATACTACCAATGTTTTAAAGAATGTACTTCATTTGATAAAATTATTTTTTGTTACCCCCGTTCCGGGGGTTCGGGTGCAATTAGAATGGGGCGAACAAAAGTTCTACACAACGACCGAAAAAGACGGTTTTTTTAAATTTGAATGGCAATCGACGGCCAATGTAGACGCGGGGTGGCACTTTTTAAAAGTACACTTACTCAACGAACAAGGGCAACCCACGGCCACGGGGGAAGGTAAAATTTTCGTGCCACACTCTACGCAATACGGATTTATATCCGACATTGACGATACGGTACTGGTTTCACACTCGGCCGACACGGGAAAAAAATTAAGAGTAATGTTTACCAAAAATCCCCGCAGCCGTAAAACATTTGCGGATGTGGTACGATTTTACAAACTCCTCGCATTTGCACACACGGAGCCAGATTTACCCAATCCCTTCTTCTACGTATCTAGCAGTGAGTGGAACCTATACGATGATTTGAATGAATTTTTTAAGCACAATGGATTACCAAAAGGGGCTTTTTTGCTCAATAAAATAAAAAGGTGGTACGAGTTGCTGCAAACGGGGGCTACGAAGCACCAAGGAAAATTGATGCGGGTGGTGCGAATTTTTGAGGCTTTTCCCAAACAAAGATTTGTGTTGTTGGGCGACAACTCGCAAAAAGACCCCGAAATTTATGCGTTGCTTGCCAATAAATATCCCGAAAGAATCATTGCCCTCTACATCAGGAATATAAGCCCCGAAAGGGAGGGCTTCACCCAAAATGTATTGGACTCAATTCAGGATAAAAGCATACATACCTGCCTTTTTAAACACACCGACGAAGCCATCCTCCATTCAAAATCAGTAGGATTGCTTGAATAA
- a CDS encoding DUF5107 domain-containing protein — protein MSPVHFLSPKHWLFTSLFLVLIQASTAQNAVVRETTQTLTTYPFSDPDPVPQPGRVYPYFRYDGYTAQPVMKEWKFIELENDYIKVYITPEIGGKIWGAYEKSSDYPFIYYNHVVKFRDVAMRGAWTSGGIEINFGDIGHAPTVSAPVDYFTRTNDDGSVSCFLGAWDWSARTRWMVEVNLPKDKAYFTTKLHWYNATPLETSYYHWMNAGFKAAGNLEFVFPGTNYIGHNGEAGTWPKDSLGRNLNFYEQNNFGSYKSYHVLGKNTDFFGGFWHNDNMGFARYSPYHEKLGKKIWIWGLSRQGMIWEKLLTDTDGQYVELQSGRLFNQASEGSMYSPFKHVSFMPYTHDSWTEYWFPVKNTRGLTHATPQGAMNMRVQDGWLKLDYCAVSTVQDTLKVLERNTLVFAKKLTLKPLEMVRDSVKWTGDFASLRIQVGAEILADGRSTNTQRFLGFAKKIDWKSDYGMYLHAKDLMNQRNYIKADSIINTLLEKSPSFKPAQVLQAEVAYVRGSTRAGIVADFVLGDNAYDAKANFIAGLAYEGIGEMWTAAKDRFATASLDPTYRAAALYHLAKMAVREKNYVKALALLQQALERQADHWDAKALEIVVLRLLKSNEAALQKAKEILQNDPLNHLVRFEMARMTQKPEDKQQFMGMIRSELPSETYLEMAISYEKLGLYPESLEVLESSISNPMVNLWKAYLLDKLNRKAESAQALEAVLLASPEGVFPFRNETVEVLKWGLTKKQHGKLRYYQHLATASVRGMHDVSDFRAIEIYNPQPDFFSYYLYKAEALKKDKAQVKTALEKAYELAPNSWRTVKALADFYAENGQLKKALDVNESRLSKSQRLGKSETPLPDHEVYILGQQRARLLLKSERYKECIELMQSLNILPNEGASGAHALFREANIRYAAELSNRKKYKEAQLYLEQAETWPENLGSGEPYNPDNRLTLYLKKFVNQKLKNREPDAIDLHLLKLSKGLSAKEFDLLKLFE, from the coding sequence ATGAGTCCGGTTCATTTTTTATCCCCAAAACATTGGTTGTTTACCAGCCTGTTTTTGGTATTAATCCAAGCTTCAACGGCCCAAAATGCGGTTGTCCGCGAAACAACCCAAACCCTCACCACCTATCCTTTTTCAGACCCTGACCCCGTTCCCCAACCTGGTCGGGTGTATCCTTATTTTAGGTATGACGGCTACACCGCTCAACCGGTGATGAAAGAGTGGAAGTTTATTGAACTCGAAAATGACTACATCAAAGTATACATCACACCCGAAATCGGCGGGAAGATCTGGGGTGCGTACGAAAAGTCAAGTGATTATCCGTTTATCTATTACAACCACGTTGTCAAATTCCGCGACGTGGCCATGCGCGGGGCGTGGACATCGGGTGGGATAGAAATCAACTTCGGCGATATTGGTCACGCGCCCACGGTCTCGGCACCTGTGGATTATTTTACCCGCACCAATGACGATGGGAGCGTCAGTTGCTTTTTGGGGGCGTGGGATTGGTCAGCCCGAACGCGTTGGATGGTGGAGGTCAATCTGCCGAAAGACAAAGCGTACTTTACTACCAAATTGCATTGGTATAACGCAACGCCTTTAGAAACAAGCTATTATCACTGGATGAATGCGGGATTCAAAGCCGCTGGCAATCTTGAATTTGTCTTTCCGGGTACAAATTACATTGGACACAACGGTGAGGCTGGCACGTGGCCCAAGGATTCTTTGGGAAGAAACCTGAATTTTTATGAACAAAACAACTTCGGCTCTTATAAATCCTATCATGTGTTGGGAAAAAACACCGACTTCTTCGGCGGTTTTTGGCACAACGACAATATGGGTTTTGCTCGTTATTCACCTTACCACGAGAAATTGGGCAAAAAAATATGGATTTGGGGGCTTTCCCGCCAAGGTATGATTTGGGAAAAACTCTTGACTGATACCGATGGGCAGTATGTAGAATTGCAATCGGGGCGGTTGTTTAATCAAGCATCAGAGGGCAGTATGTACAGCCCGTTTAAGCACGTTTCATTCATGCCTTACACGCACGACAGTTGGACGGAATATTGGTTTCCCGTCAAAAACACCCGTGGCCTGACCCACGCTACACCGCAGGGTGCTATGAATATGCGCGTGCAGGATGGTTGGCTCAAACTGGATTATTGCGCGGTTTCTACAGTGCAGGATACCTTGAAAGTGCTGGAAAGGAATACGCTTGTGTTCGCAAAAAAACTAACCTTAAAACCGCTCGAAATGGTGCGTGATTCGGTAAAGTGGACGGGCGATTTCGCCTCGCTCAGGATTCAGGTCGGTGCGGAGATTCTGGCCGATGGAAGGTCGACAAATACCCAACGGTTTTTAGGATTTGCAAAAAAAATTGATTGGAAATCAGATTATGGCATGTATCTCCACGCCAAAGATTTGATGAATCAACGCAACTACATAAAAGCGGATTCAATAATTAATACATTACTGGAAAAAAGCCCTTCTTTTAAGCCTGCACAGGTCTTACAGGCAGAAGTGGCTTATGTCAGGGGCTCCACACGTGCAGGTATAGTTGCTGATTTTGTGCTAGGTGATAATGCCTATGATGCCAAAGCCAATTTTATTGCTGGCCTGGCCTACGAAGGTATAGGAGAAATGTGGACGGCAGCCAAAGACCGTTTCGCTACGGCTTCCCTCGACCCGACTTATCGCGCTGCGGCGCTGTATCATTTGGCAAAAATGGCGGTCAGAGAAAAAAATTATGTCAAGGCGTTGGCGCTTTTACAGCAGGCGCTGGAACGCCAAGCCGACCACTGGGACGCTAAAGCCCTCGAAATTGTGGTGTTACGCCTGTTGAAATCAAATGAAGCGGCTTTACAAAAAGCAAAAGAGATTTTGCAAAACGACCCGCTGAATCATCTGGTTCGGTTTGAAATGGCCCGGATGACGCAGAAACCGGAAGATAAACAGCAGTTTATGGGAATGATACGGAGTGAATTGCCTTCTGAAACCTACTTGGAAATGGCTATCAGTTATGAAAAACTGGGGCTGTACCCAGAAAGTCTGGAGGTACTAGAATCGTCGATTTCCAATCCAATGGTGAATCTATGGAAGGCGTATTTGTTGGATAAATTGAACCGAAAAGCGGAATCGGCGCAAGCCCTAGAAGCCGTGCTTTTGGCCTCTCCTGAAGGTGTTTTCCCTTTTCGTAACGAAACGGTGGAAGTTTTAAAATGGGGTTTGACGAAAAAACAACACGGGAAATTACGCTACTATCAGCATCTCGCAACGGCTTCAGTGCGTGGTATGCACGATGTAAGTGACTTTAGGGCAATCGAAATATATAACCCGCAACCTGATTTTTTTTCTTATTATTTGTACAAAGCGGAGGCATTGAAAAAAGACAAAGCCCAAGTAAAAACCGCTCTCGAAAAAGCCTATGAATTGGCGCCAAATAGTTGGCGAACCGTAAAAGCCCTCGCGGATTTTTATGCCGAAAACGGGCAGTTAAAAAAAGCCCTCGATGTCAATGAATCACGACTTTCTAAGTCTCAAAGGCTTGGCAAATCTGAAACCCCACTGCCCGACCACGAAGTGTATATTTTGGGGCAACAGCGGGCGCGGTTACTCCTGAAATCAGAGCGCTATAAAGAATGCATTGAGCTGATGCAATCTTTGAATATCCTGCCCAACGAAGGCGCTTCGGGCGCTCATGCGTTGTTTCGGGAAGCCAATATTCGGTACGCCGCCGAATTGTCCAACCGAAAAAAATACAAAGAAGCACAACTTTATCTAGAACAGGCCGAAACGTGGCCCGAAAACCTGGGCTCGGGAGAACCTTACAACCCTGACAATCGCTTGACCTTGTACCTGAAAAAATTTGTGAATCAAAAACTTAAAAATAGAGAGCCTGACGCTATCGATTTACATTTATTGAAATTGAGCAAAGGTCTTTCAGCTAAAGAATTTGATTTACTGAAACTCTTTGAATAG
- a CDS encoding SusD/RagB family nutrient-binding outer membrane lipoprotein encodes MKIFKKLVIPVGMLLTASVGFYACTDKFETLNTDKTKLTSIDKSAVGNAFAAAQWRGVFGDRGPFQLMESLFADLHAQYYANVAINFPSDRNVMVGNWLNGAWNNFYGQQIPPLLVVLDATKPGGQAEDAAIFAMASIWKVQMYLPMTDYWGAIPYSKVGSGEKVVEYDSQEFIYKDFLATLKAAVTELQKSKGRTILGNNDQMYGGNVDRWIKFANTMRLRLAIRMSKVDPALAKTEAEAAVAAGTLETNADDAFIKVTANSPNPLGGITAWNEFRMSAAMESTLKGFKDPRISKFFSPVSGDTYKGLRNGYSQVQLGLPENAPGANSNVAPAFQDAARFTQPWGIMFASEAHFLRAEGALNGWSMGGTAKDLYEKGIALSMTQWGITDAAAIAAYTAGTSTPVALNDVVKSPGMTDIPVKWEATAAKQREQILTQKWLALFPYGFEAWAEYRRSGFPKLYPRVNSDDPDVPVGSIVRRAPFVAGEISTNKAGVDSGVSKLGGADKSTTRLWWDKP; translated from the coding sequence ATGAAAATTTTCAAAAAACTTGTCATTCCGGTTGGTATGCTGCTGACGGCTTCGGTTGGGTTTTATGCCTGTACTGATAAGTTTGAAACACTCAATACCGATAAAACAAAGCTGACTTCCATTGATAAGTCGGCCGTAGGAAATGCCTTTGCGGCAGCACAGTGGCGCGGCGTATTTGGCGACCGTGGACCTTTTCAGTTGATGGAAAGCTTGTTTGCCGATTTGCACGCGCAATACTACGCCAACGTAGCCATCAATTTCCCTTCTGACCGCAACGTGATGGTGGGCAACTGGCTGAATGGTGCTTGGAATAACTTTTACGGACAGCAGATTCCGCCGCTTTTGGTGGTGTTGGATGCCACCAAGCCCGGCGGGCAGGCCGAAGATGCGGCCATTTTTGCCATGGCTTCAATTTGGAAAGTACAGATGTATTTGCCAATGACCGATTATTGGGGCGCGATTCCGTACTCAAAAGTGGGCAGCGGCGAAAAAGTGGTAGAGTATGACAGTCAGGAGTTTATCTATAAAGACTTCCTGGCCACGCTCAAAGCGGCGGTGACAGAGCTTCAAAAATCCAAGGGCAGAACCATTTTGGGAAACAATGACCAAATGTATGGCGGCAACGTGGATCGTTGGATTAAGTTTGCCAACACCATGCGTTTGCGTTTGGCCATTCGTATGTCAAAAGTAGACCCTGCTTTGGCTAAAACGGAAGCAGAAGCTGCCGTTGCGGCGGGTACATTGGAAACAAACGCCGACGATGCTTTCATCAAAGTAACCGCCAACTCACCCAACCCGCTTGGTGGTATCACGGCATGGAATGAGTTCCGGATGAGTGCAGCCATGGAAAGTACGCTCAAAGGCTTCAAAGACCCTCGCATCAGCAAGTTTTTCAGTCCTGTGTCGGGCGATACCTATAAAGGATTGCGTAATGGGTATTCGCAGGTGCAGTTGGGCTTGCCCGAAAATGCGCCGGGAGCCAATTCAAACGTAGCGCCTGCATTTCAGGATGCCGCGCGTTTTACGCAACCTTGGGGTATTATGTTTGCTTCCGAAGCTCATTTCCTCCGCGCCGAAGGTGCTTTGAATGGCTGGAGCATGGGTGGAACAGCCAAAGATTTGTATGAAAAAGGAATTGCGCTTTCCATGACTCAGTGGGGCATCACCGACGCGGCTGCGATTGCCGCTTACACCGCTGGCACTTCTACACCCGTCGCCTTAAATGACGTGGTAAAAAGCCCCGGCATGACCGACATTCCCGTAAAATGGGAAGCCACGGCCGCCAAGCAACGTGAGCAAATATTGACGCAAAAATGGTTGGCATTGTTCCCTTATGGCTTTGAGGCATGGGCCGAATACCGTCGTTCAGGATTCCCTAAACTCTATCCTCGGGTAAATTCGGACGACCCTGATGTACCAGTGGGAAGTATTGTGCGCAGAGCACCGTTTGTAGCGGGCGAAATCAGCACCAACAAGGCTGGCGTTGATTCTGGCGTATCCAAATTGGGTGGCGCGGATAAATCAACAACCCGTTTGTGGTGGGATAAACCCTAA
- a CDS encoding Uma2 family endonuclease, producing MVVIATKRRPKIRKIPAHLVYEELDGQALPYRGYLEVLSGKKTFEEIIGSSSLQAVLVYLMGFYIGVRINRKKYLVASNESGLHVSSGSNLANSIAIFEKEKITLTDKYFDVAPKIVIEVDIKVALEETGLSSDLEYVLSKSQKMLDFGVEKVIWITTQTKKIFVITPNAPWYFVNYDENIPLLDDCVLNLAQLLRDEEIEY from the coding sequence ATGGTTGTCATCGCCACTAAACGCCGCCCCAAAATCCGTAAAATTCCTGCACATCTCGTCTATGAGGAGCTCGACGGACAAGCATTGCCTTACCGAGGGTATTTAGAGGTATTATCAGGAAAAAAAACATTCGAAGAAATTATAGGTAGCAGTTCTTTACAGGCCGTACTGGTTTATTTAATGGGTTTCTATATTGGGGTTCGTATCAATCGAAAAAAATATTTAGTTGCCTCCAATGAGTCTGGGCTTCATGTAAGTTCGGGAAGTAATTTAGCCAACAGTATTGCCATTTTTGAAAAAGAGAAAATTACGTTGACCGATAAATACTTTGACGTAGCCCCAAAAATAGTAATCGAAGTAGACATCAAAGTAGCCCTCGAAGAAACTGGCCTGTCGAGCGATTTAGAGTATGTGTTGAGCAAATCGCAGAAAATGCTTGATTTTGGCGTCGAAAAAGTCATTTGGATTACCACCCAAACCAAGAAGATTTTTGTCATTACTCCCAATGCGCCTTGGTACTTTGTCAATTACGATGAAAACATTCCGTTATTGGATGACTGCGTCCTAAATCTTGCCCAATTGCTTCGGGACGAAGAAATTGAGTATTAA
- a CDS encoding SusC/RagA family TonB-linked outer membrane protein, producing the protein MRKALFMSLLSALVGMGQLIAQDRTLSGTIKDETGQALPGVNVLLKGTNRGTNSDGEGAFKLSVPASGTLVFSSVGYLTKEVELGAATVITVQMQTDTRTLSEVVVTALGISKDQKVLSYATQTVQVANISKARELNVANSLAGRVANLDIVRSSSGVGGSSRVVLRGDRSITGNNQALIVIDGVPMDNSNFSPGNANGGRDGGDGLSSVNPDDIESINVLSGASATALYGSRAANGALIISTKKGAVRKGFGVTINSSFQAEQAMVLQKFQDEYGQGSAGVYNRASEFSWGPKITGQSVALWGPDPANASKTYNMTSQPGSYKDFYSMGSQISNSIAFSGGSEKTQTYFSYTNVGATGIVDNNKLKRNNLNLRISNQIGERLSLDTKITYLSEKIDNRQQTGEAFANLQRHILRMPRNISLEQAQQFEYIDPVTGNLRQNFWNPGSNGGQNPYWIKNRVIAADNRDRITGFTSLTYKLTSALKIMARGGIDRYVDKFEGKWYNNTYTIADNGEYQTSWREVSEQNYDLFAMYDKKFSDFIAVNATVGGSIQRRNQLDQNTSNGGLNRENLFITTNARNTQTTRGINETEKQGIFATADVTFKNALTVTLTARNDWSSTLPKESQSYFFPGAGFSAILSNMITMPEAISFAKVRGSFAQTGNDARPYLLNQTYSFLPGGPNGFITRDGIKPFPNLKPELTTALEFGLQMKFLNNRFGFDLGWYNSDSKNQLFQVAIPPASGWSSEFINAGLVNNKGVELTLNATPVQVGDFRWDIDLNYAKNVNKLVELTPELKELNLTNDFMNNIRAIEGQPLGQVFSRGYVRNASGQVIVGTDGLPQITAGTTVYLGNSRPDWTGGLSNRITYKNLALNFLISARMGGVVTSFTNAVIYADGVTEETLAGRDSYTFPGVKADGSANNIATTAERYWLKVGGRNTPAGEVFTYSASNIRLREVALSYNLPSGLLQKTPFQGASLSLVGRNLFFFMNKAKGFDPELTAGAQNTTVGLESFSMPSTRTFGVNLNLSF; encoded by the coding sequence ATGCGTAAAGCTCTATTTATGAGCCTTTTATCGGCACTTGTCGGTATGGGGCAATTGATAGCGCAGGACAGAACCCTGTCAGGTACTATCAAAGACGAAACCGGGCAAGCCCTGCCTGGCGTGAATGTTCTTCTCAAAGGCACCAATCGCGGAACAAATTCCGACGGGGAGGGTGCCTTTAAATTGTCGGTTCCTGCTTCTGGAACACTGGTGTTTTCATCGGTCGGTTATTTAACCAAAGAAGTGGAACTGGGGGCGGCAACGGTAATTACCGTTCAGATGCAAACAGATACTCGAACCCTCAGCGAAGTGGTGGTGACGGCGTTGGGTATCTCCAAAGACCAGAAAGTATTGAGCTATGCCACCCAAACGGTGCAGGTAGCCAATATCTCCAAAGCCCGTGAATTAAACGTGGCGAACTCTTTGGCGGGTAGAGTCGCCAACCTCGACATCGTTCGTTCTTCTTCGGGAGTGGGTGGTTCTTCGCGGGTTGTTTTGCGCGGAGATCGTTCCATCACTGGTAACAACCAAGCCCTGATTGTGATTGACGGGGTGCCGATGGATAACTCAAACTTCAGTCCAGGCAACGCCAACGGCGGTCGCGACGGAGGGGATGGTCTTTCCAGCGTGAACCCTGACGACATTGAGTCTATTAACGTACTAAGCGGAGCTTCGGCCACGGCCCTTTACGGTAGCCGTGCTGCCAATGGTGCCTTGATTATTAGCACCAAAAAAGGAGCCGTTCGCAAAGGATTTGGCGTAACCATCAACAGCTCTTTCCAAGCAGAGCAGGCCATGGTTTTGCAAAAGTTTCAGGACGAATACGGCCAAGGAAGTGCGGGTGTTTACAACCGCGCCAGCGAATTCAGTTGGGGGCCAAAAATAACTGGCCAATCGGTAGCGCTTTGGGGACCTGATCCTGCCAATGCTTCCAAAACCTACAACATGACCTCTCAGCCCGGGAGTTATAAGGATTTCTATTCTATGGGTTCTCAAATCTCAAACTCCATTGCGTTTTCGGGAGGAAGTGAAAAGACCCAGACCTATTTTTCTTACACAAACGTAGGAGCAACGGGTATTGTTGACAACAACAAGTTGAAGCGTAACAACCTCAACCTGCGTATCTCCAATCAAATTGGCGAGCGGCTTTCATTGGATACCAAAATCACCTACTTGAGCGAAAAAATCGATAATCGTCAACAAACGGGAGAGGCATTTGCCAACTTGCAGCGCCATATTCTGCGGATGCCGCGCAACATTTCGTTGGAGCAAGCCCAACAATTTGAATACATTGATCCCGTAACTGGTAATCTTCGCCAGAACTTCTGGAATCCAGGTTCAAACGGTGGACAAAACCCTTACTGGATTAAAAACCGCGTCATTGCGGCCGATAATCGCGACCGTATCACGGGCTTTACTTCGTTGACCTATAAGTTAACCTCGGCCCTCAAAATCATGGCGCGGGGTGGGATAGACCGCTACGTAGATAAGTTTGAAGGAAAATGGTATAATAACACCTATACCATTGCCGACAACGGCGAATACCAAACCAGCTGGCGCGAAGTGAGCGAGCAAAACTATGATTTGTTTGCGATGTACGACAAGAAATTCTCGGATTTCATTGCCGTCAATGCCACTGTGGGGGGAAGTATTCAGCGCCGTAATCAATTGGACCAGAATACATCCAACGGTGGTTTGAACCGTGAAAATTTGTTCATTACCACCAATGCCCGCAATACCCAAACCACGCGCGGCATCAACGAAACCGAAAAGCAGGGGATATTTGCCACGGCTGACGTAACGTTTAAAAATGCCCTCACCGTAACTCTGACGGCGCGTAATGACTGGTCTTCGACCTTACCCAAAGAAAGCCAATCGTACTTTTTTCCGGGGGCAGGTTTTTCGGCCATTCTGTCCAATATGATTACGATGCCAGAAGCCATTTCGTTTGCAAAAGTGCGGGGCTCTTTTGCCCAAACGGGTAACGACGCCCGTCCATATCTGTTGAACCAGACCTATTCGTTTTTGCCGGGCGGGCCTAATGGATTTATCACCCGTGACGGAATCAAACCATTTCCTAATTTGAAGCCTGAGTTGACCACGGCGCTTGAGTTTGGTTTGCAGATGAAATTCCTCAACAACCGCTTTGGGTTTGATTTGGGTTGGTACAACAGTGATTCCAAAAACCAATTGTTCCAAGTGGCCATTCCTCCAGCGTCGGGTTGGTCTTCTGAGTTTATCAACGCGGGTTTGGTTAACAACAAAGGAGTGGAGCTTACCCTCAACGCTACACCCGTACAGGTGGGTGATTTCCGGTGGGACATTGATTTGAACTACGCGAAAAACGTAAATAAATTGGTTGAGTTAACGCCGGAATTGAAGGAATTGAACTTGACCAACGACTTTATGAACAACATCCGCGCGATTGAAGGCCAGCCACTGGGTCAGGTATTCAGCCGTGGCTACGTTCGGAATGCGTCAGGACAGGTGATTGTCGGCACCGATGGTTTGCCACAAATTACCGCTGGTACAACGGTGTATTTAGGAAACTCACGCCCTGATTGGACGGGTGGTTTGAGCAACCGGATCACGTACAAAAATCTGGCCTTGAACTTCCTCATCAGCGCTCGTATGGGCGGCGTGGTGACTTCTTTCACCAATGCCGTTATTTATGCCGACGGGGTGACCGAAGAAACCCTCGCCGGACGTGACAGCTACACCTTCCCAGGCGTAAAAGCAGACGGCTCTGCCAACAATATTGCCACTACTGCCGAGCGTTATTGGTTGAAAGTAGGCGGGCGTAACACCCCTGCTGGTGAAGTGTTTACGTATAGTGCTTCCAATATCCGTTTGAGAGAAGTAGCCCTGAGCTATAACTTACCATCGGGTTTGTTGCAGAAAACACCTTTCCAGGGGGCTTCGCTTTCGTTGGTGGGTCGTAACCTGTTTTTCTTTATGAATAAGGCCAAAGGGTTTGATCCTGAACTCACCGCTGGTGCTCAAAATACTACGGTTGGATTGGAATCTTTCTCGATGCCTTCAACGCGTACATTTGGTGTCAATTTGAACCTCTCTTTCTAA